A window of Cryptomeria japonica chromosome 3, Sugi_1.0, whole genome shotgun sequence contains these coding sequences:
- the LOC131053341 gene encoding probable zinc metallopeptidase EGY3, chloroplastic, translated as MAVALLNSNLPLSAGNFKSPRLNSQRFKFSRRKICCRFNKNSGICSESNKSNIICSQFNKNNGIYSQFSKKNDVCIKRSRKGILGPVALSVKSSDEESSIDQNTDSAREGGNVGLAENPTENEETTMGEEKNIEQESDWKADEDFKNFMGNPSIEAAVKLEKKRAERRLKELEKDASGNVFQKFFSNLLRSSVAQEKERLEKAEEKFKALDLNKLKSCFGFDTFFAVDVRRFGDGGIFIGNLRRPIEEVIPKLEKKLADAAGQEVVLWFMEEETNDIKKQVCMVQPKSEIDLQFEYTKLDTPLGYISAALLGVTTFGTTAIMSGFFVKPDATFDDYIANVLPLFGGFVTILIISEIATRWTAARYGVRLSPSFLVPSNWTGCLGVINNYESLLPNKKALFDIPAARITSAYVTSFLLVATAFFLDGSFNGGGNALYIRPEFFYNNPLLSFIQFVIGPYADELGNVLPRAVEGVGVPVDPLAFAGLLGIVITSLNLLPCGRLEGGRIAQALFGRKAATLLSFAASLILGIGGLGGSVLCLSWGLFATFFRGGEELPAKDEITPLGDERYVWGYILAIICFLTLFPNGAGTFPSAFYTLPYFRGD; from the exons ATGGCAGTAGCGCTGCTGAACAGCAATTTGCCACTGAGTGCAGGCAATTTTAAAAGCCCAAGACTGAACTCACAAAGATTCAAATTCTCAAGGCGAAAAATTTGTTGTCGATTCAATAAGAATAGTGGTATTTGTAGTGAATCCAATAAGAGCAATATTATTTGTAGTCAATTCAATAAGAACAATGGTATCTATAGTCAATTCAGTAAGAAGAATGATGTTTGTATTAAGAGAAGTAGAAAAGGAATACTGGGTCCAGTAGCGCTTTCTGTCAAGTCCAGTGATGAGGAATCTTCAATAGATCAAAATACGGATAGTGCAAGAGAAGGTGGGAATGTTGGCCTTGCAGAAAACCCGACAGAAAATGAGGAGACCACAATGGGGGAGGAGAAGAACATAGAGCAAGAGAGTGACTGGAAGGCGGATGAGGACTTCAAGAACTTTATGGGTAATCCCTCCATTGAAGCAGCAGTTAAGCTGGAGAAAAAGAGAGCTGAAAGGAGGCTAAAGGAATTGGAAAAGGACGCCTCGGGGAATGTCTTTCAGAAATTCTTTTCAAATTTGCTCAGAAGCTCTGTTGCTCAGGAAAAGGAGAGGTTGGAGAAGGCAGAAGAAAAGTTTAAGGCCCTTGATCTCAATAAA TTAAAGAGCTGTTTTGGTTTTGACACCTTCTTTGCTGTTGATGTTCGCCGCTTTggagatggtggtatttttattggAAATCTTAGAAGGCCTATAGAAGAAGTCATACCTAAACTGGAGAAGAAGCTAGCTGATGCTGCGGGTCAAGAAGTTGTCCTTTGGTTCATGGAAGAAGAAACTAATGATATAAAAAAACAG GTTTGCATGGTGCAACCAAAATCAGAAATAGATCTCCAATTCGAGTACACGAAACTCGATACTCCTTTGGGCTATATTAGCGCAGCACTTCTTGGTGTTACAACGTTTGGGACAACTGCTATCATGAGTGGATTCTTTGTAAAGCCAGATGCTACTTTCGATGACTACATTGCCAATGTTTTGCCTCTTTTTGGTGGCTTTGTCACCATTCTCATAATTTCTGAG ATTGCAACACGATGGACGGCAGCTCGCTATGGGGTTAGGTTAAGCCCGTCATTCTTAGTCCCATCTAACTGGACTGGTTGTCTTGGAGTAATCAACAATTACGAATCCCTCCTACCAAACAAAAAGGCACTGTTTGATATTCCTGCTGCTCGGATAACATCTGCCTATGTCACTTCTTTTCTTTTAGTAGCCACAGCATTCTTCCTTGATGGTAGCTTTAATGGAGGTGGCAATGCCTT GTATATAAGGCCCGAATTTTTCTATAATAATCCACTGCTCTCGTTTATCCAGTTTGTTATTGGACCATACGCTGATGAGCTTGGAAATGTTCTTCCCCGAGCAGTGGAGGGAGTTGGAGTTCCTGTAGATCCCCTTGCTTTTGCTGGTCTTCTAG GTATTGTTATAACTTCATTGAACCTTTTGCCATGTGGGAGGCTCGAAGGAGGGAGGATAGCTCAAGCATTGTTTGGAAGAAAAGCGGCAACTTTACTTTCCTTTGCAGCGTCACTCATACTTGGAATTGGAGGACTAGGTGGTAGTGTTCTGTGCTTATCATGGGGGTTGTTTGCGACTTTCTTTAGAGGAGGTGAAGAACTTCCAGCGAAGGATGAGATCACACCGTTAGGTGATGAGCGTTATGTGTGGGGTTATATTCTTGCCATCATATGTTTCCTCACCCTTTTCCCGAATGGTGCAGGCACTTTTCCGAGTGCATTCTACACTCTTCCATACTTCAGGGGCGACTGA